In candidate division WOR-3 bacterium, the following are encoded in one genomic region:
- a CDS encoding FlgD immunoglobulin-like domain containing protein yields the protein MKRLLLALALGAAFLSAQPYRCDWQVVAGSGGIMSGNYRCGATIAQTATGRMTGTNLLALVGFWQPEPAVGLEEHREPEQQTVTPLVTRLDPPKPNPFQRRTVLRYSLATPGPVSLQIVDLSGRVVRTLVNSVQMPGVYRLTWDGADQTGRVLAGGVYFCRFRAGEHRQTVKLLLGR from the coding sequence ATGAAACGGCTGCTTTTGGCACTGGCGCTGGGGGCAGCGTTCCTCTCAGCCCAGCCTTACCGGTGTGACTGGCAGGTGGTGGCAGGTAGTGGCGGAATTATGAGCGGTAATTACCGCTGTGGTGCCACCATCGCTCAGACCGCTACCGGCAGGATGACCGGTACGAACCTGCTGGCGCTTGTCGGCTTCTGGCAGCCGGAGCCGGCGGTCGGGCTGGAGGAGCACCGCGAACCGGAGCAGCAGACGGTGACACCGCTTGTAACCCGGCTCGATCCGCCGAAACCCAACCCCTTCCAGCGCCGAACTGTGCTCCGCTACTCGCTGGCAACACCCGGACCGGTCAGTCTGCAGATCGTTGACCTCTCCGGCCGGGTGGTGCGGACACTGGTCAACTCGGTACAGATGCCGGGGGTCTACCGGCTGACCTGGGATGGGGCGGATCAGACGGGTCGGGTCCTTGCCGGCGGTGTCTACTTCTGCCGGTTCCGTGCCGGTGAGCACCGCCAGACGGTGAAGCTCCTCCTCGGGCGCTGA